Within the Terriglobales bacterium genome, the region TCGTCCCGTTCAATGACAATCAGAGTGGCGCGCCCAATGCCACCGGTCGTATCACCGCGCTCGCCGTTGATCCGCGCAACGCCAATGTTGTCTACGCGGGCGCCGCCCAGGGCGGCGTTTGGAAGTCCACCAACGGCGGACAGACCTGGACGCCGCTCACCGACCAGCAACCTTCATTGTCGGTAGGCGCAATCGCCATCGCTCCGTCGGCGCCCGACACCATTTACGTCGGCACCGGCGAATTCAACCTGGCGCTCGACGCCTACTACGGCGTCGGTGTGCTCAAGTCCACCGACGGCGGCGCCACTTGGACTTACCTTCCCGGTTCGTTCTCCGGCCCTCTCGGCGCCGGCTTCTTCGGCGATGGCGGCGGCGCCTACTTCGGCTCCATCGCCGTGCATCCCACGAATCCCAACCTTGTGCTCGCCTCCGTGTTCAAGGAGACTGACACACAGGAGTTCTCCGGCGTCTATCGCTCCACCGACGGCGGCGTCACCTGGACGCGCGTGCTCAATGGCTTCACGTTCCAGGTGGTGTTCGATGCCACCGGCAATAACGCCTATACCGGCCTGGGATACTGCGACGACCCGGGCAGCCCGTTCGATTGCGTTTCCATTGGCCAGCAGCCCGGCGGCTTTTACAAGTCGGCCAACAGCGGCCAGACCTGGTCGAAGGTGAACAACTTCGGTCTCGGCGCGCAGAACACGGAATTCATCGGGCGCGTGGCGCTCGGCGTCGCCCCCTCCAGTCCGAATACTCTTTTCGCCGCGGTAGGCGACAGCGCCGACGGCGGCTCCGATGGCGTTTTCAAGTCAATCGACGGCGGCAATACCTGGAGCACGGTTTTCAGCGGCGCGAATAATTTCTGCGGCCCGCAATGCGATTACGACCTTGTGCTCGGTATCCATCCCACGAACCCCAACACCGTTTTCATCGGCGGCTCCAGCCCCAAGTTCGCCGATAACAATGGCGTCGGCATGTTCCTCCGCTCCCTCAATTCCGGAAACTTCGTGGACATCTCCGGGAATCAGCCCACGCTCGCCGCCACCCGCCTGCACTCGGACCAGCACGCCATCGCCTTCTCCGCCGACGGCAGCAAGATGTACGTCGGCAACGATGGCGGCGTTTGGAGCACCACCGACGCGCTGAATGCGACTGTGACCTGGACTAGCCTGAACAACAACCTCGCCACGCTCCAGTTCTATCCCGGCGTGGCGGTGAATCCCGCCAACGTGAACTTCCTCCTCGGCGGCACGCAGGACAACTCCACGCTGCGCACCAGCGACACCAACACCTGGTCGGAAGTAACCTGCGGCGACGGCGCCTTCAACCTCATCGACCCCAATACGCCGGCCACCGTTTACGCCACCTGCTTCGACGACGGCTCGGTGCAGAAGTCGGTGCAGGGCGGCGACGCGCCGAGCTGGGTCAACATCATGAACGGCATCGGCAGCGACCCGGTTCTCGACGCTACGCTGCTGCCGCCGCTGGCGATGGATCCGAACAACTCCAACCGCCTCTACTTCGGCACCACGCGCCTCTACCGCAGCGAAAACGGCGGCGCAAACTGGACGGTCATTTCAAATTCTCTCCTCGGGCCGAACGCATTCGCAGGCTTCGACGCGCTCACCGCCATCGCGCCCTCGCCGGTGGACAACAACACGGTCTTTGTCGCTACCTCCGACGGCGTCGTCCGCTTCACGCGCAACGCGCTCGCCGGCGGCCTGAGCACGTTCACCTCCGTCAGCGGACTGCCCGGACGCTGGGTCACGAGCCTGGCCGTCAGCCCACGCAACGGCGCCGCCTACGTCGGCGTCTCAGGCTTTTCTGGCTTCAGCGACAATCTTGGCCACGTCTTCTCCATTACGCTCAACGGCAACACGCCGACGCTCACCGATATCAGTGGCAATCCGAACACGGGCGGGTTGCCCAACATCCCGGTGAACGACGTCATCGTCGATCCCGACGTGGACAACACGCTCTACATCGGCACCGACGTCGGCGTGTTCTACACCACAAACAACGGGGCCTCCTGGACGGCCTTGGTGAACGGCCTGCCGCGCTCGGCGGTCATGGGCCTGCGCCTGCACCGGGCGACGCGCACCTTGATCGCGGCCACGCATGGCCGAAGCGCCTGGGCCATCATCAGTCCGGTCGCCGCCACCGGCAATCCGGCGCCCACCCTGACCTCGCTGCAACCCAGCAATCTGGCTGCGGGCAGCGCCGGGTTTCAGCTCACCGTGAACGGAACGAATTTCGTGAGCGGCGCTGCTGTGCAATGGAACGGCTCAGCGCGGACCACCACGTTCGTCAATTCCACCCAGGTGAAGGCGGCCATCACCGCGGCCGACGTCTCCGCAGCCGGAAGCGCGAATGTCACGGTCGTGAATCCTGCACCCGGCGGTGGACCCTCGAACGCGTTGGTTTTCACCGTCAATCCTCCGCCTAAGCCGGGGCTGAATTCCATCTCCCCTGGAACTGCGGTCGCCAACAGCGGTGGCTTCACTCTCACGGTCAACGGCGCCGGCTTCACCCCCTCGTCGGTAGTTGGATGGAACGGCGCCGCGCGCTCCACAACGTTCGTCAGCGCGACGCAGCTCACCGCCGCGATTCTGCCCTCTGACGTGGCTGCGGCGGGCGCCGCAGCCGTGACTGTGTCCACGCCCGCTCCCGGTGGCGGCACATCAGACGCCGTAACATTCTTCATCACCAATGGAAACACGGTGCCGGCCTCGCTTCCGCAAGCCCGCTACTGGCCCCACATCGTCGCAGGCGCCGGCTACGTGACCAAGATGACGGTCACCAACCTGACCAACGCGCCCAATGACATCCTGGTCTACTTCACCAGCCAGGCCGGCCAGACGCTGAAGACCGCCTCACTCCACCTCGCCGCCGCCGGCACCGCGCGCATCGCCACGCTCGAATCCGACCGCTTCGGCGCGCTCCAGATTCAGTGGGCCATCGTCAACAGCCAGGCCGACGTCACCATCAACCTGTTCTTCGAGTTCATCGCCGACGCCAACACGGGCGCCATCGTCAACACGGTCGGCTTCAACGACTCGCCCGGCCTGACCGCGTTCACCGTTCCCGTCGAGTTTGAGCCGCCGCCCCCCAACTTCGGCATCGGACGCACGGTCGGCATCGCCATCGCCAATCCCAACAACGCGCAGGCCACCGTCACCATCAAGCTGCTCGACAGCAGCGGCAGCATCGCCGCCACCCTCACGCGCAACGTGCCTGCCTTCGGTCAGATTTCCTTCCCGCTGGAGACGACGCCGGAATTTTCCGCCGTGCTGCCGAACGCAAACTTCCTTGGCAGCATCGCCGTCACCAGCACACAACCCGTCTCCGCCATCGCGCTGGAAGACGACCTCGGCCCGTTCTCGGCAATACCGGTGGTGCCAGGGACGGCGAAATGATCGCCCCGTCCGTTTTTCGTCCAGGACAAAACCGCGCCCCATCGGGACGCGGTTTCTGTTGCTAGTGTCCGAGAACCGGAAACTGAGAACTCACTTCTTCGGCCGATAAATATCGGTCGCCGTTCCATAGTAGGAATCGGCCGCTTCCATCAGCGTCTCTGAGAGCGTCGGGTGCGGATGAATGGTCAGGCCCAGGTCCGCCGCGGTCGCGGCCATTTCGATGGCGTGCACGCCCTCGGCGATCATCTCGCCTGCCCGTGTCCCGGTAATGCCCATGCCCAGGATGCGGTCCGTCTTCGGATCGATGATCAGCTTGGTCACGCCGTCGGTGCGGTCCATGCTGACCGCGCGCCCCGACGCAGCCCACGGATAGCGCACCACCTTCACCTCGCGTCCTTCCGCCTGCGCCTGCGTTTCGGTGAGCCCAGCCCACGCAATTTCCGGATCGGTGAACACGACGGCGGGAATCGCCTGGGGCTCGAACGCCACCCGCTTGCCCGCGATCACCTCGGCCGCCACCCGCCCCTCGTGCATCGCTTTGTGCGCCAGCATGGGCTCGCCGGCAATGTCGCCGATGGCGAAAATCGCCGCCTCTTTGGTGCGCCGCTGCTCATCCACCTCGATGAACCCACGCTTGTCCTTCGTCACCTTCGTCTTCTCGAGGCCCTCAATCTCGGTGTTCGGCTTGCGCCCCACCGATACCAGAATCTTGTCGTACACCTGCTCACCCGCGGCTTCGCCCTCGAACTTCACGCGAATGCCGGTCTTCTCCTCTTTGATCTGGGTGACCTTGGTGTTGAGCATCACCTTGTCGAATACTTTCTCGATGCGCTTCGCCAGCGGCGTCACCAGGTCGCGATCAGCGCCCGGCAGCAGCCCCGAAAGCACTTCGACCACCGATACCTTCGTCCCCAGCGCCGCGTAGACCGTGCCGAGTTCCAGCCCGATATACCCGCCGCCAACGACCAGCAGCGTCTTCGGCACATCCGTCAGGTCGAGCGCGCCGGTGGAATCCATCACGCGCGCGCTCTTGATGTCGAACACCGGCAGCGTCGCCGGACGCGAACCCGTCGCCAGGATGATGTTGTCGAAGCGGATCTTTTCTTCCCCGCCGGCCGCCTTCGCGATCGAAACCGTGTTCGCGTCCGCCAGCGACGCCTTGCCCTGGATGTAGGTGACCTTGCGCTGCTTGGCGAGCTGTCCCAGCCCGCCGGTCAGCTTGCTGACCACGCTCGTCTTGAACGCGCGCAGCTTGTCCACGTCCACCTTCGGCTTCGCGAAGGCAACGCCCCACGCCGCCGCGTGGTCGGCTTCGTTGATCAGTTCCGCCACGTGCAGCAGCGCCTTCGACGGAATGCAGCCCACGTACAGACACACGCCGCCCGGATTCACGTCGCTGCCGATCATCGTGACCTCCAGCCCCAGGTCGGCGGCCATGAAGGCGGCGGCGTACCCGCCCGGACCCGCGCCTACCACTGCAACTTTCTTTTTTGCGCCACTGCTCTGCTCAGCCACGCCTGCGTTCTCCTTGTTTTTTGGGAAACCTCTTGAGGAAACCAACTACTTGAGTGATGGGATCGGGCCGGTCAACGATTCAACTCGCGGAGCCGTAGAGATGTTGCTTGCAACGTCTCACCCTTCCAGCGACAGCAGGAACGGCTGCTCGAAAGCGTCGGCCAGCCAGCGCAGGAAGCGCGCCGCGTCGGCGCCGTCAATCAGCCGGTGATCGTACGAAAGCGAGAGCGGCAGCATCAGCCGCGGCTCGAACCTGTCGCCGCGCCACACCGGCTCGCGCTGCGCCCGCGCCATGCCCAGGATCGCCACCTCGGGATG harbors:
- the lpdA gene encoding dihydrolipoyl dehydrogenase, with amino-acid sequence MAEQSSGAKKKVAVVGAGPGGYAAAFMAADLGLEVTMIGSDVNPGGVCLYVGCIPSKALLHVAELINEADHAAAWGVAFAKPKVDVDKLRAFKTSVVSKLTGGLGQLAKQRKVTYIQGKASLADANTVSIAKAAGGEEKIRFDNIILATGSRPATLPVFDIKSARVMDSTGALDLTDVPKTLLVVGGGYIGLELGTVYAALGTKVSVVEVLSGLLPGADRDLVTPLAKRIEKVFDKVMLNTKVTQIKEEKTGIRVKFEGEAAGEQVYDKILVSVGRKPNTEIEGLEKTKVTKDKRGFIEVDEQRRTKEAAIFAIGDIAGEPMLAHKAMHEGRVAAEVIAGKRVAFEPQAIPAVVFTDPEIAWAGLTETQAQAEGREVKVVRYPWAASGRAVSMDRTDGVTKLIIDPKTDRILGMGITGTRAGEMIAEGVHAIEMAATAADLGLTIHPHPTLSETLMEAADSYYGTATDIYRPKK